A stretch of the Rhinoderma darwinii isolate aRhiDar2 chromosome 3, aRhiDar2.hap1, whole genome shotgun sequence genome encodes the following:
- the SMIM32 gene encoding small integral membrane protein 32, with amino-acid sequence MIMYGEMLLNSSSATEAQIMLQTNTPYLSSTQRPVSSSAFYMSTARVLKEGEINKPDLMTYIILFVLLFLSVTLIVLFINCQLRNSFFAGFPYDRSLREARSPWKTQSV; translated from the coding sequence ATGATCATGTATGGAGAGATGTTACTAAACTCCAGCAGTGCAACCGAAGCCCAGATCATGCTTCAGACCAACACTCCTTACCTGAGCAGCACGCAGAGACCGGTCAGCTCCTCAGCCTTCTACATGTCTACAGCCAGGGTGCTGAAGGAAGGGGAGATCAACAAACCGGACCTGATGACTTATATAATACTATTTGTCCTTCTCTTCTTATCTGTGACTCTCATTGTCCTATTCATAAACTGCCAGCTACGGAATTCTTTCTTTGCAGGTTTCCCTTATGACAGATCCCTCAGAGAAGCCAGGAGTCCCTGGAAGACCCAGTCTGTCTGA